One Cynocephalus volans isolate mCynVol1 chromosome 5, mCynVol1.pri, whole genome shotgun sequence DNA window includes the following coding sequences:
- the LOC134378175 gene encoding translationally-controlled tumor protein: MIIYRDLISHDEMFSDIYKIREIADGLCLEVEGKMVSRTEGNIDDSLIGGNASAEGPEGEGTESTVITGVDIVMNHHLQETSFTKEAYKKYIKDYMKSIKGKLEEQRPERVKPFMTGAAEQIKHILANFKNYQFFIGENMNPDGMVALLDYREDGVTPYMIFFKDGLEMEKC; this comes from the coding sequence ATGATCATCTACCGGGACCTCATCAGCCATGATGAGATGTTCTCCGACATTTACAAGATCCGGGAGATCGCGGACGGGCTGTGCCTGGAAGTGGAGGGGAAGATGGTCAGTAGGACAGAGGGTAACATTGATGACTCGCTCATTGGTGGAAATGCCTCCGCTGAAGGGCCCGAGGGCGAAGGTACTGAAAGCACAGTAATCACTGGTGTTGATATTGTCATGAACCATCACTTGCAGGAAACTAGCTTCACGAAAGAAGCCTACAAGAAGTACATCAAAGATTACATGAAATCAATCAAAGGGAAACTTGAAGAACAGAGGCCAGAAAGAGTAAAACCTTTTATGACAGGGGCTGCAGAACAAATCAAGCACATCCTTGCTAATTTCAAAAACTACCAATTCTTTATTGGTGAAAACATGAATCCAGATGGCATGGTTGCTCTGCTGGACTACCGTGAGGATGGTGTGACCCCatatatgattttctttaaggatggtttagaaatggaaaaatgttaa